The Apium graveolens cultivar Ventura chromosome 11, ASM990537v1, whole genome shotgun sequence genome has a window encoding:
- the LOC141698139 gene encoding protein DETOXIFICATION 40-like, which translates to MEITETGTYKLISSIDQTTTILTLRSSEKLDAESSSELEHILSEGDAPLFERFMSATWIELRLMFNLAAPAIICYMINYVMSMSTQVFAGHIGNLELAAASLGNNGIQTFAYGLLIGMGSAVETLCGQAYGAHKYDMLGIYLQRSFILLTLTSVLLTVIYIFSKPFLILLGESEEIASAAAVFIFGLIPQIFAYAINFPIQKFLQAQSIVKPSAYISAATLVLHLILTYITIYKFGFGLLGSSLVLSFTWWVVVVGQIIYILKSPLCKHTWTGFSTKAFRGLWSFFKLSAASAVMLCLEVWYFQILVLLAGLLKRPELALDSLAICTTINGWVFTISCGFNAAASVRVANELGAGHPKTAAFSVVIVNTVSFLINVIAAIVVLLLRDSISYAFTDGEHVANAVSDLCPLLATGLVLNGIQPVLSGVAVGCGWQAFVAYVNVGCYYAVGIPLGVLLGFYFDMGAKGIWSGMIGGTTMQTLILIWVTYKTDWKREVELATKRLDKWDNRNNNEPLLLKD; encoded by the exons ATGGAGATAACAGAGACTGGTACATATAAGCTCATATCCTCCATTGATCAAACAACAACAATATTAACGTTAAGATCATCGGAAAAACTCGATGCTGAGTCGAGCAGTGAATTGGAACATATATTATCGGAGGGTGATGCACCGTTGTTTGAGAGATTTATGTCAGCTACATGGATTGAACTGAGGCTTATGTTTAACTTAGCAGCTCCAGCAATCATATGTTACATGATCAACTATGTCATGTCCATGTCTACTCAAGTATTTGCGGGTCATATTGGCAATCTCGAGCTTGCTGCAGCCTCTCTGGGCAACAATGGCATTCAAACATTCGCGTATGGTCTGTTG ATAGGAATGGGCAGCGCGGTTGAAACACTCTGTGGACAAGCTTATGGAGCACACAAATATGACATGCTAGGCATTTATCTTCAAAGATCATTTATCCTCCTTACTCTGACTAGTGTTCTCCTCACTGTCATCTATATTTTCTCCAAGCCATTTCTTATTTTACTTGGCGAGTCGGAAGAGATTGCATCAGCTGCTGCTGTCTTCATCTTTGGCCTCATTCCTCAAATATTCGCATATGCGATAAACTTTCCTATACAAAAATTTTTACAAGCTCAGAGCATTGTGAAACCAAGTGCATATATATCAGCAGCCACCCTGGTTCTACATCTTATTTTAACTTACATTACTATATATAAGTTTGGATTTGGACTATTGGGCTCATCACTCGTGCTGAGCTTTACTTGGTGGGTAGTTGTCGTGGGCCAGATTATTTATATATTGAAAAGTCCATTGTGCAAGCATACATGGACTGGGTTTAGCACCAAAGCATTTCGTGGGCTCTGGTCCTTTTTTAAGCTATCAGCTGCTTCAGCAGTTATGCTGTGCTTAGAGGTGTGGTACTTTCAGATTCTAGTTCTGTTGGCTGGCCTGCTTAAAAGACCTGAACTAGCTTTGGATTCTCTTGCTATTTG CACTACAATAAATGGATGGGTATTTACAATCTCATGTGGTTTTAATGCAGCAGCAAG TGTAAGAGTGGCGAATGAGCTTGGAGCTGGACATCCAAAGACAGCAGCATTTTCAGTAGTAATAGTGAACACGGTGTCTTTTCTCATAAATGTCATAGCTGCAATAGTGGTGCTACTACTGCGCGATTCTATAAGCTATGCATTCACTGATGGCGAACATGTTGCTAATGCTGTATCAGATCTCTGCCCGCTTCTGGCCACTGGCCTTGTTCTTAATGGAATCCAACCCGTATTGTCAG GTGTGGCTGTTGGATGCGGATGGCAAGCTTTTGTGGCATATGTAAATGTGGGATGTTATTATGCCGTAGGGATCCCTTTAGGCGTTTTACTTGGTTTCTACTTTGACATGGGTGCTAAG GGAATATGGTCTGGTATGATTGGCGGCACAACAATGCAAACCCTTATCCTAATATGGGTTACATACAAGACAGACTGGAAAAGAGAG GTGGAATTAGCTACAAAGAGATTGGATAAGTGGGATAATAGGAACAATAATGAACCACTTTTGCTCAAAGATTAG